A window from Micromonospora profundi encodes these proteins:
- a CDS encoding alpha/beta fold hydrolase, translating into MLDESGGHADRRPVLLLLHGMGATGDVWLPWAPLLEQHWPGRWLAPDLAGHGWSAPLPTYSFEGFANRIAQALAPGDRIVVLGHSLGGVVGLALAARAAGTPVDAVVGLGIKAVWTPDELTRAADVAARPVSWFASRSEAARRYLRVAGLAGLVPPDHPMVDAGLRQIDGRWRLAMDTGAFAVGEPDLAALLAATDVPVVLARGEHDTMVTDAQLKEYGVPVATLPGLGHNAHVEDPAAVLALLDAYR; encoded by the coding sequence GACCGTAGGCCGGTCCTGCTTCTGCTGCACGGCATGGGGGCTACCGGTGACGTCTGGCTGCCCTGGGCGCCACTGCTGGAGCAGCACTGGCCCGGCAGGTGGCTGGCACCCGACCTCGCCGGCCACGGCTGGTCGGCGCCGCTGCCGACGTACTCCTTCGAAGGTTTCGCCAACCGCATCGCCCAGGCCCTGGCGCCCGGCGACCGCATCGTGGTCCTCGGGCACTCGCTGGGTGGGGTCGTCGGCCTGGCGCTGGCCGCCCGCGCCGCCGGAACGCCCGTGGACGCCGTGGTGGGACTCGGCATCAAGGCCGTCTGGACGCCGGACGAGCTGACCCGCGCCGCCGACGTAGCGGCCCGCCCGGTCAGTTGGTTCGCCAGCCGGTCCGAGGCGGCCCGTCGCTACCTGCGGGTCGCGGGGCTTGCCGGCCTGGTCCCGCCGGACCACCCGATGGTGGACGCCGGCCTGCGCCAGATCGACGGCCGGTGGCGCCTCGCGATGGACACTGGCGCGTTCGCCGTCGGGGAGCCCGATCTCGCCGCGCTCCTGGCCGCGACCGACGTGCCGGTGGTGCTGGCGCGCGGCGAGCACGACACGATGGTCACCGACGCGCAGCTCAAGGAGTACGGGGTGCCGGTCGCCACGCTGCCCGGGCTCGGGCACAACGCGCACGTGGAGGACCCGGCGGCCGTGCTGGCGCTGCTGGACGCCTACCGCTGA